The Corynebacterium sphenisci DSM 44792 genome includes the window GATGAACCGGCGGGATCCGTGGCCGACGAGGAACCCGGTGGAGCAGGCGCCGTCGCCGTCGACGTTGATGATCCGGCCGCCGGGGATGACCTGGCCGGGGTGCTCCAGCCAGGCCCATTCCTCGGAGGAGTGGTAGACGGGGGCGGCGCCGGCCGGGGCGGGGGCGAGCCCCAGCAGCGCGCCCAGGGTGAGCAGCAGGGCCGTGGCGGCGGCGGTGAGGCGCCCGCGCGGGGCGGCGGTGGCGGTGGCGGTGGTGCGGTGCATCGGGGGCTCCCTCGGGTCGGGGTCGGCGGTCCGGTCACCGCTTCGACGCGCGGCGGCCGCCGATGTTCCCGGCCCCGCCCCGGGCGCCCCCGCGACCCGGCCCCGGATCGGCGCGGACCCCGGCGGCCGGGGCCGTCGGGGTCCGCATGCGGGCGTGGGGCGTCAGCGGCCCTCGGCGGCCTTGACGTCCGGCAGCTCCCGCTTGAGCACCTTGCCGGTGTCGTTGCGGGGCAGATCCTCCATCCAGAACACGTCGCGCGGCTCGGCCTGCTCGATGAGCTCGTCGACGACGTGCTGCTTGACCATCTCCTCGGTGAGGTTGCGGCCGGCCTCGGAGTCCTCCCGGACCACGTAGGCGACGAGGCGGGACTTGATCGGGTCGGTCTTGTCCCCGCGCACGAACACGTCCTTCACCCCGGGCAGGGTGCCCAGGGCCTCCTCGGCCTCGCGGGGGAAGATGTTCTCCCCCCCGTTGATGATCATGTCGTCGGCGCGGCCGCAGACGTAGAGGAAGCCGCGCTCGTCGAGGTAGCCCAGGTCCCCGATGGCGACCTGGTTGTCCTCGATGTCGATCGGGATCTCCGGGTTGGAGTAGCCCTTGAACATCATCCCGTTGGCGGAGAAGATCCGGCCCACGGTGCCCTGCGGCACCTCCCGGCCCTCCTCGTCGCGGATGGACAGCCTCACCCCGGGCATCGCCGGGCCGGCGGTCTCCGGGTCCGCGTCGAGCATCTCCGCGGAGGCCATGGCGACCTGGCCGATTTCGGTGGAGCCGTAGAAGTTGGAGGTCACCGGGCCGAAGCGCTTGTTCAGCTTGCGCACCAGCCAGGCGGGCATGGCGTTGCCGGAGGAGACGATGAACCGGGGCTTCTTCAGGTTGTAGGGGCGGGTGGCCTCCTCCGCCTCGAGCATCTCCTTGAGGAAGACCACGGAGGAGACGTAGGCGTTGACCCCGTGCCGCTCGGCGTCCTCCATGCACTTCACCGGGTCGAAGACGCGGCGCAGCACCAGGGTGGCGCGGGCGGCGAAGGCGAGGTTGATGTTGCCCCAGCCCCAGGCGTGGAACATCGAGGCGGTCTGCTGCACCACCAGGTGCGGGCGCCACGGCACCCGCTGCAGGATGCCTGCGGCGACCTTGGGGGTCTTCGGCTCGCCGTAGATGACGCCCTTGGGGGTGCCGGTGGTGCCGGAGGACATGATGATGATCCGGCCCAGGTGCGCGATCTTGTCCAGCGTGACGTTGCCGCCGGTCTGGACGCGCTTCTGCAGGGTGGTCCACTCCGGCTTCATCGCCGGCGGGTTGGCGGGGTCCTCGATGTGGGTGACGGTGACCTTGACCCCGTCATGGCCCTCCGGGATCCGGTCCACGAACTCGTCGTCGATGAAGAGGTGGTCGACCCGGTGCTCGGTGAGGATCCGATCCAGCTGCGCCTCCGAGGAGCCCACGTTGAGCAGGAGCACGTCGACGCCGATGAAGCCCTTCGCGGCGAGCGGGATGACCATGCCGCGGCCGTTGCGGGCCATGATCGCCACCCGGGTGCCGGGGCCGGCGCCCTCGGCGCGGAGGTTCTTCGCCAGCGAGGTGACCTCCTCGTCGAGCCGGCGCCAGGTCATCTCGCCCTCATCGTCGATGATCGCGATCCGGTGCGGGTCGCGGGCGACGGCCCGGCGCAGCTGCGCGGCGGTGGAGAAGCGCCAGCGCACCATCGCCTCGGCGAGCCGGTAGGCCTGCAGCGGGCTGCGGAAGTTGAGCATCCCGGTGCGCAGGATCGGCGGGATCGCCTGGATGAAGTTGAGGATCTCCGGGACCGACCAGGCGGGGATGCCGTGGTGCACCTCCGGGTAGTACTCGGACTTCGGCATGGGCTGCTGCGACTCGTTGCTGGGCACTGACTCTCCTTCACGGCGGGGCTCGCCGGCTGGCGGACGGCGAGGGATCGGCGGATCCGGGCGGGTCGCATGACCCTCCCGGATAAGCCTTCGCGGAATGATACCCGTCCGTTACCTTCCGGTCCGCATGCGGGCGCCGGCCCACCCGCGGCGGCGGGGGTGGCCGGCGTCCCGCGGCCTGCTCAGGCCTCGACCCGCTCCAGGGTCTCCAGGGAGCGCGGCACGACCTTGCCGGCGGCGTTGCGGGGCAGGTGGTCGACGAAGAACACCCGGTCCGGCACCGACCAGCTGGCGAGGTGCCGGCGCACGTACTCCTGCAGGTAGTCGCCGGTGAGGGCGGCGCCGGCCGGTTCCTCGGAGCGCACCACGTACAGGTGCATCTGGGCGACCAGGTCATCGTCGTTGACGCCATGGGCGTAGACGTCGCCGACCCCGGGCAGCGGGCCGAGCAGCTCGTCGACCTCCCGGGGGAAGACGTTCTCCCCGCCGCGGATGATCATGTCGTCGGAGCGGCCGCAGACGTAGAGGTAGCCGTTCTCGTCCATGGTGGCCAGATCGCCGATCTCGAACATGCCGTCCACGGTGCGCCAGGTGTCCTTGGGGCTGAGGTAGCCCTTGAAGGTCAGCTCCTGGGTGGTGTGCACCCGGCCCACCTCGCCGGGGCCGACGGGCCGGCCCTCATCGTCGAGCAGCGCCAGGCGCACCCCGATCGCGGGCCGGCCGGCGGTCTCCGGCATCCGGGCGAGCTCCTCCCCGGAGGCGATCGCGGTCAGCCCGGCCTCGGTGGAGCCGTAGAAGTTGCACACCACCGGGCCGAAGCGCTCGGTGAGCTCGGTGACCAGCCAGCCGGGGATGGCGTTGCCGGAGGAGATGATGAACTCGAAGGGGCCGACCCGGCGGTCCGGGTCCTCGTCCAGGGCCTCCTTGAGGTACTTCAGCCAGATCGCGGCGGAGACCAGCCCGTTGACCCCGTAGCGCTCGCACTGGTCCAGGCAGCGGCGGGCGTCGTAGACGCGCTGGGTGATGATGGTGGCGCCGGTGACCAGTCCGATGATCACGTTCGCCCAGCCCCAGGCGTGGAACATGGAGGCGGCCTGGTGCACGACCATGTTGCGCCGCCACGGGATCCGGTCGGTGATCGCGCCGAGGGTGGCCGGGGTCTTCGGCTCATCGCGCAGGATGCCCTTGGGCAGCCCGGTGGTGCCGGAGGACATGATGATGATCCGGCCCTGCTCGGGCTTGCGGGCCAGCGGGGTGGTCCCGCCGGCGGCGACCAGGTCGGACATGACCAGGGCGCCGGCGGGCAACCCGGAGCGGTCCGTGGGGTCCTCCAGGTGGGTGATCACCAGCTGCACCCCGGGCAGCTCCTCGGGCAGCTGCGGCAGGAACTCCTCGTCGAGGAAGAGGAAGCGCACGTCGTTCTGCTCGACGATGCCCTCGATCTGGTTCGGCGAGGCGCCGATGTTGAGCAGCATGATCTCGGAGCCGATCAGGGCCTTGATGGCCATCGGCTCGATGATCCCGCGGCCGTTGCGGGCGATCACCGCGAAGGCGGTGCCGGGGCCCATGCCGCGGTCCATCATGGCCCGGGCCAGGTTCACCGAGTCATCGCGCAGCTGCCGGTAGGTCAGCTCGCCGAGGTCGTCGACGAGGGCGAGCCGGTCCGGATAGCGCAATGCGCCCATGTGCAGGATGGCGCCCACGGAGAGCTTCCAGCGGCGCAGGTAGCTCAGGATGGCCGGCGCCTGGGCGGGGGTCATGGCGAGCGCTCCGGAGCGCAGCAGCGGGCGCAGCGATTTCGCCGCCGCCCGGATCTGGAAGGACAGCGGGTTCTTCGGGGAGACGTTGACTTCGGCGTGCATGGCGGGTTCCTCCGGGCGGGATCGTGCGTGCTGCGGGGTGCCGCGGCGGCCGGCGGCGCCGGCCGCGGGCGGTGCGGTGGCCGCCCAGCGTACCCCGATGCTTCGGGGATGGAAAGCAGGTGCCGGTGGCGGCGCCCGCGTCGTTCCCTGAATCAGGATTTCGACGGCAAATATTACGCCCGGGTCACGGATTGTCCACTTCCGTCACACTGGTTTCGCGGTGATACCACCCCTTTCCACGCTGCGACCTGCGCGAAGGCCCCGTTTTCGCCCCGGGTCGCGGTCCGGTAACACCGCCCCCGGCCGCTCCCCCCGGACATGAGGAAAGGCTCATGCCCGGGATGGCCGATCCGCCGATCGGCCATCCCGGGCATGCTGCCGGGGGCGGGGTGCGGCTAGTTGCCGTCGACCCCGGGGGTCTCGCTGAGCATGGGCACGTCCACCAGGGCGCGCGGCACCGCGAAGGCGTCCACGAGCACCCCGGCCCACGGGCCCAGGGAGTCGACCAGGTCGTTGACCGCGGCGCGGGCGGCCTTGGTGCGCAGCCGGCCGAGGATGTTCTGCTCCTGGTACCAGCCGGAGTGGGTCGCGATGGTGGACAGCGCGAAGAGGTTGCGCAGCTGGTTGAACACCGGCAGCGCCGGGTCATCGGCGGCCATCGCGGCCTCCTCCTCGACCATCGCCTCCAGCAGCAGCGAGTCGATCCGGGCCCAGGCGCAGGCGATCAGGTGATCCTGGGCGCCGTCGACGGCGGCCACCGCATCGGCGATCTCCATCTTCTTCGCTCCGCGCAGCCGGCGCACCAGGGACTTCAGCAGGTTCTGCTCCCGGTCCCGGA containing:
- a CDS encoding AMP-binding protein, with protein sequence MPSNESQQPMPKSEYYPEVHHGIPAWSVPEILNFIQAIPPILRTGMLNFRSPLQAYRLAEAMVRWRFSTAAQLRRAVARDPHRIAIIDDEGEMTWRRLDEEVTSLAKNLRAEGAGPGTRVAIMARNGRGMVIPLAAKGFIGVDVLLLNVGSSEAQLDRILTEHRVDHLFIDDEFVDRIPEGHDGVKVTVTHIEDPANPPAMKPEWTTLQKRVQTGGNVTLDKIAHLGRIIIMSSGTTGTPKGVIYGEPKTPKVAAGILQRVPWRPHLVVQQTASMFHAWGWGNINLAFAARATLVLRRVFDPVKCMEDAERHGVNAYVSSVVFLKEMLEAEEATRPYNLKKPRFIVSSGNAMPAWLVRKLNKRFGPVTSNFYGSTEIGQVAMASAEMLDADPETAGPAMPGVRLSIRDEEGREVPQGTVGRIFSANGMMFKGYSNPEIPIDIEDNQVAIGDLGYLDERGFLYVCGRADDMIINGGENIFPREAEEALGTLPGVKDVFVRGDKTDPIKSRLVAYVVREDSEAGRNLTEEMVKQHVVDELIEQAEPRDVFWMEDLPRNDTGKVLKRELPDVKAAEGR
- a CDS encoding AMP-binding protein, translating into MHAEVNVSPKNPLSFQIRAAAKSLRPLLRSGALAMTPAQAPAILSYLRRWKLSVGAILHMGALRYPDRLALVDDLGELTYRQLRDDSVNLARAMMDRGMGPGTAFAVIARNGRGIIEPMAIKALIGSEIMLLNIGASPNQIEGIVEQNDVRFLFLDEEFLPQLPEELPGVQLVITHLEDPTDRSGLPAGALVMSDLVAAGGTTPLARKPEQGRIIIMSSGTTGLPKGILRDEPKTPATLGAITDRIPWRRNMVVHQAASMFHAWGWANVIIGLVTGATIITQRVYDARRCLDQCERYGVNGLVSAAIWLKYLKEALDEDPDRRVGPFEFIISSGNAIPGWLVTELTERFGPVVCNFYGSTEAGLTAIASGEELARMPETAGRPAIGVRLALLDDEGRPVGPGEVGRVHTTQELTFKGYLSPKDTWRTVDGMFEIGDLATMDENGYLYVCGRSDDMIIRGGENVFPREVDELLGPLPGVGDVYAHGVNDDDLVAQMHLYVVRSEEPAGAALTGDYLQEYVRRHLASWSVPDRVFFVDHLPRNAAGKVVPRSLETLERVEA